One genomic region from Magallana gigas chromosome 3, xbMagGiga1.1, whole genome shotgun sequence encodes:
- the LOC105327517 gene encoding sodium/nucleoside cotransporter 2 isoform X1, translating to MESADIILSPTDNVDQPQPPQPDSEQGPRSATVKQTIKRGLLCATVLAYFVYFSFAMAMNFQKAIPLLCITAFVCFCTSYALVKRKFGSRIAKSMHITRLKGCCSPLSRKLSIIVYIGISLVLVAAMILINLSSPGNLVSLAGIFALLLFSWLISYHKTRIDPRPVVWGLALQFLLGLFVLRTNVGQQTFSFLGKQVELFLSHVIAGVEFVFGENYVDFEFAFKLMPTVIFVNSAVSILYHCGLMQAVIQKLAVVMHYTMGTSAAETLCTASSIFLGQPEASFTIRPYLEKMTQSELHAIMTAGFASVTADVFGLFVVYGISSAHILTAVLMSAPAGLAVSKIIYPEVEEPETRDLSKMQHQEDSKETANLIDAAARGATDAIFVVFAVVASLIAFLSLLHFINAVIAYLGGLVDIKDLSLDVILSFALIPVTFLMGVPWSDCRVVGEVVGLKTVINEFVGYQRLGSYIKANQISKKAETIATYALCGFSNPTTVGITLSGLGALIPSRRKDLAKLVMTSWVAGSIACFLTACFAGLMYTETENEPLRTPFSPSNVTLNFTTIPTAT from the exons ATGGAGTCGGCTGACATCATACTAAGTCCTACCG ATAACGTTGATCAGCCTCAGCCACCACAGCCAGATTCTGAACAGGGACCCCGCTCTGCGACAGTAAAACAGACCATCAAGAGAGGGCTCCTGTGTGCAACAGTGTTAGCCTATTTCGTGTACTTCTCCTTCGCCATGGCAATGAACTTCCAGAAGGCCATTCCGTTGCTATGCATCACTGCATTCGTCTGCTTCTGCACGAGCTATGCGCTCGTAAAGAGGAAGTTTGGAAGTCGAATTGCAAAAAGCATGCACATTACAAGGTTAAAAGGTTGCTGCAGTCCATTGTCAAGAAAACTCAGTAT AATTGTGTACATTGGAATATCCCTGGTGCTAGTAGCCGCCATGATTCTCATCAATCTATCGTCTCCCGGAAATCTCGTGTCACTGGCCGGTATTTTTGCATTGCTGCTATTCAGTTGGTTAATCTCCTACCACAAAACAAGG ATAGATCCCCGCCCCGTAGTATGGGGTCTGGCCCTGCAGTTTCTCCTCGGACTTTTTGTACTCCGTACAAATGTCGGACAGCAGACTTTTTCTTTCCTTGGGAAACAAGTCGAACTCTTCCTAAGTCACGTGATTGCTGGTGTGGAGTTTGTTTTTGGGGAAAACTACGTGGATTTTGAATTTGCTTTTaag CTGATGCCAACAGTGATTTTCGTGAACTCTGCCGTGTCCATCTTGTACCACTGTGGACTCATGCAGGCGGTGATCCAGAAGCTGGCGGTGGTCATGCACTATACCATGGGGACCTCAGCCGCCGAGACCCTTTGTACGGCCTCCAGTATCTTCCTCGGGCAG CCGGAAGCATCTTTTACGATTCGTCCATACCTAGAGAAAATGACGCAATCAGAACTCCACGCCATCATGACGGCAGGATTTGCCAGCGTCACCGCTGACGTATTTGGTCTTTTTGTCGTTTACGGA ATATCCTCGGCCCACATTCTGACGGCAGTTCTGATGTCAGCGCCAGCGGGGCTAGCCGTCTCTAAGATTATTTATCCGGAAGTCGAAGAACCGGAAACGAGAGATCTTTCAAAAATGCAACATCAAGAAGACAG CAAAGAAACCGCCAACCTGATCGATGCGGCTGCTAGGGGAGCGACGGACGCCATCTTTGTGGTGTTCGCGGTGGTGGCTAGTCTGATCGCTTTCCTCAGCTTGTTACATTTCATTAACGCCGTTATTGCCTACCTTGGAGGTCTCGTAGACATAAAGGACCTATCTCTTGAT GTGATTTTGTCCTTTGCTCTGATTCCTGTTACCTTTCTGATGGGTGTGCCTTGGTCAGATTGTCGAGTTGTGGGAGAGGTGGTCGGGCTAAAAACCGTAATCAATGAGTTTGTAGGCTACCAGAGACTCGGGTCATACATCAAGGCGAACCAAATATCG AAAAAAGCTGAAACAATAGCAACATATGCACTCTGCGGGTTTTCGAACCCGACAACTGTTGGTATTACGTTATCCGGCCTCGGTGCACTAATCCCTTCGAGGCGGAAGGATTTGGCAAAACTAGTCATGACGTCATGGGTTGCGGGAAGCATCGCCTGTTTTTTGACTGCTTGTTTTGCAG GTCTGATGTACACAGAAACAGAAAATGAGCCTCTTCGAACTCCATTTTCCCCATCCAATGttacattaaattttacaacGATTCCAACTGCAACGTAA
- the LOC105327517 gene encoding sodium/nucleoside cotransporter 2 isoform X2 → MHHCIRLLLHELCARKEEVWKSNCKKHAHYKVKRLLQSIVKKTQIVYIGISLVLVAAMILINLSSPGNLVSLAGIFALLLFSWLISYHKTRIDPRPVVWGLALQFLLGLFVLRTNVGQQTFSFLGKQVELFLSHVIAGVEFVFGENYVDFEFAFKLMPTVIFVNSAVSILYHCGLMQAVIQKLAVVMHYTMGTSAAETLCTASSIFLGQPEASFTIRPYLEKMTQSELHAIMTAGFASVTADVFGLFVVYGISSAHILTAVLMSAPAGLAVSKIIYPEVEEPETRDLSKMQHQEDSKETANLIDAAARGATDAIFVVFAVVASLIAFLSLLHFINAVIAYLGGLVDIKDLSLDVILSFALIPVTFLMGVPWSDCRVVGEVVGLKTVINEFVGYQRLGSYIKANQISKKAETIATYALCGFSNPTTVGITLSGLGALIPSRRKDLAKLVMTSWVAGSIACFLTACFAGLMYTETENEPLRTPFSPSNVTLNFTTIPTAT, encoded by the exons ATGCATCACTGCATTCGTCTGCTTCTGCACGAGCTATGCGCTCGTAAAGAGGAAGTTTGGAAGTCGAATTGCAAAAAGCATGCACATTACAAGGTTAAAAGGTTGCTGCAGTCCATTGTCAAGAAAACTCA AATTGTGTACATTGGAATATCCCTGGTGCTAGTAGCCGCCATGATTCTCATCAATCTATCGTCTCCCGGAAATCTCGTGTCACTGGCCGGTATTTTTGCATTGCTGCTATTCAGTTGGTTAATCTCCTACCACAAAACAAGG ATAGATCCCCGCCCCGTAGTATGGGGTCTGGCCCTGCAGTTTCTCCTCGGACTTTTTGTACTCCGTACAAATGTCGGACAGCAGACTTTTTCTTTCCTTGGGAAACAAGTCGAACTCTTCCTAAGTCACGTGATTGCTGGTGTGGAGTTTGTTTTTGGGGAAAACTACGTGGATTTTGAATTTGCTTTTaag CTGATGCCAACAGTGATTTTCGTGAACTCTGCCGTGTCCATCTTGTACCACTGTGGACTCATGCAGGCGGTGATCCAGAAGCTGGCGGTGGTCATGCACTATACCATGGGGACCTCAGCCGCCGAGACCCTTTGTACGGCCTCCAGTATCTTCCTCGGGCAG CCGGAAGCATCTTTTACGATTCGTCCATACCTAGAGAAAATGACGCAATCAGAACTCCACGCCATCATGACGGCAGGATTTGCCAGCGTCACCGCTGACGTATTTGGTCTTTTTGTCGTTTACGGA ATATCCTCGGCCCACATTCTGACGGCAGTTCTGATGTCAGCGCCAGCGGGGCTAGCCGTCTCTAAGATTATTTATCCGGAAGTCGAAGAACCGGAAACGAGAGATCTTTCAAAAATGCAACATCAAGAAGACAG CAAAGAAACCGCCAACCTGATCGATGCGGCTGCTAGGGGAGCGACGGACGCCATCTTTGTGGTGTTCGCGGTGGTGGCTAGTCTGATCGCTTTCCTCAGCTTGTTACATTTCATTAACGCCGTTATTGCCTACCTTGGAGGTCTCGTAGACATAAAGGACCTATCTCTTGAT GTGATTTTGTCCTTTGCTCTGATTCCTGTTACCTTTCTGATGGGTGTGCCTTGGTCAGATTGTCGAGTTGTGGGAGAGGTGGTCGGGCTAAAAACCGTAATCAATGAGTTTGTAGGCTACCAGAGACTCGGGTCATACATCAAGGCGAACCAAATATCG AAAAAAGCTGAAACAATAGCAACATATGCACTCTGCGGGTTTTCGAACCCGACAACTGTTGGTATTACGTTATCCGGCCTCGGTGCACTAATCCCTTCGAGGCGGAAGGATTTGGCAAAACTAGTCATGACGTCATGGGTTGCGGGAAGCATCGCCTGTTTTTTGACTGCTTGTTTTGCAG GTCTGATGTACACAGAAACAGAAAATGAGCCTCTTCGAACTCCATTTTCCCCATCCAATGttacattaaattttacaacGATTCCAACTGCAACGTAA